Proteins from a genomic interval of Diospyros lotus cultivar Yz01 chromosome 6, ASM1463336v1, whole genome shotgun sequence:
- the LOC127804478 gene encoding uncharacterized protein LOC127804478, with protein sequence MTGVRGRYRAGRSGSRPNLSGSTAASTSSTAAPHISGDISPASLPSASPVATPAVASSPTLPAESPVHPSSHSTASHFTSDPLHVIEQDGDGSIFCRTINISHIISTIFKKCLHKEGHVWKEVPSEIKGMYWDEFAKNFQWDPAIDALVRREWAQKAAKRYIDNIRKWHANGKPIFVPDDVWDSWMQKWEQDGAFKKRSTQASLNRLSETGGLGAGPSRHTGGSISSAEHKRRMTHEFGREPTLIELFERTHSKKSEEGQMVYVDRRSSSVAEMYGQLLEQATQPNEGSEESQQPDCDQIFIQAAGGKNKKKRIYGTGSLSQSKFSDVGSSSSVSSGLNENPVIQEMTEKLKVQAEQINSQAEQINSQAHELSDVRRQMFEMRFLIEQLTASTRGIVPSSSSSQPQSTHQPDSPNVDDDLDD encoded by the exons atgacaGGTGTTAGAGGACGATATCGTGCAGGACGCAGTGGTTCTAGACCTAACTTGTCTGGGTCTACTGCTGCTTCCACCTCATCTACTGCAGCACCACATATTTCGGGAGATATTTCACCAGCCTCTCTCCCATCAGCATCTCCTGTTGCTACTCCTGCAGTTGCTTCTTCACCGACTCTTCCTGCAGAGTCACCAGTACATCCATCATCTCACTCGACGGCCAGTCATTTTACATCCGACCCATTACATGTTATAGAGCAAGATGGCGAtgg GAGCATTTTTTGTCGTACAATAAATATCTCCCATATTATATCGACAATCTTCAAGAAATGTCTTCATAAGGAAGGTCATGTTTGGAAAGAAGTGCCTTCAGAGATAAAGGGCATGTATTGGGATGAATTTGcg aaaaattttcaatggGATCCTGCAATTGATGCATTAGTGAGAAGAGAGTGGGCACAAAAAGCAGCGAAACGATATATCGACAACATTCGTAAGTGGCATGCCAATGGAAAACCGATCTTTGTGCCAGATGATGTTTGGGATAGCTGGATGCAGAAATGGGAACAAGATGGAGCTTTCAAGAAACGGTCTACACAAGCATCGCTGAACCGTTTGAGTGAGACAGGTGGCCTTGGGGCTGGTCCTTCCCGTCATACTGGGGGTTCTATATCTTCAGCAGAGCATAAAAGACGAATG acacatGAGTTTGGGAGAGAGCCTACACTGATTGAATTGTTTGAACGAACTCATTCTAAAAAATCTGAGGAAGGACAGATGGTGTATGTCGACAGACGTTCTTCGAGTGTCGCt GAAATGTATGGACAGTTGCTAGAGCAAGCAACTCAACCAAATGAAGGGTCTGAGGAGTCTCAGCAGCCAGATTGCGATCAGATATTCATCCAGGCTGCTGgggggaaaaataagaagaagaggatttacGGCACGGGATCTTTatcccaatcaaaattttctgacGTTGGCAGCTCATCCTCTGTCTCATCTGGTCTTAATGAAAACCCAGTTATACAAGAAATGACAGAGAAATTAAAAGTGCAGGCGGAGCAGATAAATTCGCAGGCGGAGCAGATTAATTCGCAGGCTCATGAGCTGAGCGATGTTCGACGACAGATGTTTGAGATGCGATTTTTGATTGAACAACTTACTGCATCTACTCGTGGTattgttccttcttcttcttcttctcagccACAATCGACTCATCAACCTGACTCACCTAATGTTGATGATGATTTAGATGATTAG
- the LOC127804479 gene encoding uncharacterized protein LOC127804479: MRLDRQWMYIRRKEDGYISTEFIKGVEKFVNFAKSQPEWMDGNKIKCPCNQPKCRNTAFRDQETVTSHLLTKGFVPGYYEWTLHGEVIATVDSVDMSYSASTLEAEPTNLFETMVMDAAGPDFNLNMEEEPPNPEAQAFYDMLSAAKKELYPGCRKHTQLSLVARLLSFKSEHHLSERGFNQLCELLKEVLPEPNTVIDNFYSTKKLVRGLGLPVEKIDCCRNNCMIFWGDDSDLTVCKFCHENRYKQVQQADSSKRQKTCVPHKKMHYFPLTPRLLRLYASNSTAAEMRWHADHVVEDGVMCHPSDSPAWIHFNETHREFAAEKRNVRLGLCTDGFQPFGQSGKQYSCWPVIVTVYNLPPWMCMKDTTMFLTVLVPGPQNPKAKLDVFLQPLIAELKHLWDVGVHAYDISLKQNFQLRAALMWTISDFPAYSMLSGYSMAGKLACPYCTIHSEAFYLSKSRKISWFDNHRKFLHRDHLYRRNRYGFRKNTLVKKTPPPILSGPEILVSLDELGLVKATEPNAAQTNADNSHGSGWKSKSIFWDLPYWKTQLIRHNLDVMHIEKNVFENVFNTVMNVPGKTKDTVKSREELNQYCRRITQSTFTLNKKEKAVLCAWVKNLKFPDGYVSNMARCVDTKKLKLFGMKSHDCHVFMQRLVPVAFRELLPQKVWEALTELSLFFKDLTSTTIKSEHMMKLENDIPITLCKLELIFPPSFFDSMEHLLVHLAYEARIAGPVQYRWMYPFERYLGKLKKTVRNKARVEGSISNSYVVEEASLLCSHYFEDHVVTRHTRVPRNDAGVVNEGDDQEGKL; encoded by the exons ATGCGATTAGATCGTCAGTGGATGTATATCAGGCGTAAGGAGGATGGTTATATTTCTACGGAATTTATTAAGGGTGTTgagaagtttgttaattttgctAAGAGTCAACCAGAGTGGATGGATGGGAATAAGATTAAATGTCCTTGTAATCAACCAAAGTGTAGGAACACGGCTTTTCGTGACCAGGAAACCGTGACAAGTCACTTGCTCACCAAAGGTTTCGTACCGGGGTATTACGAGTGGACACTTCATGGGGAAGTTATTGCTACGGTAGATTCGGTCGATATGTCTTACTCAGCATCAACGCTTGAAGCAGAGCCAACCAACTTATTTGAGACTATGGTAATGGATGCTGCCGGGCCTGATTTCAATCTGAATATGGAGGAGGAACCTCCAAATCCGGAAGCTCAAGCATTCTATGACATGCTTAGTGctgcaaaaaaagagttatatCCTGGTTGTCGAAAGCATACGCAGTTGTCGCTTGTTGCTAGATTACTTAGCTTTAAGTCAGAGCACCATCTATCTGAGAGGGGATTTAATCAACTTTGTGAATTACTTAAGGAGGTTCTTCCTGAACCTAATAcggttattgataatttttacagtACTAAAAAACTGGTTCGAGGGTTGGGCCTTCCtgttgagaaaattgattgttgTAGAAACAACTGTATGATTTTTTGGGGTGATGACAGTGATTTAACAGTCTGCAAGTTTTGTCATGAGAATCGGTACAAGCAAGTTCAGCAAGCTGACAGTAGCAAACGACAAAAAACTTGTGTTCCTCATAAGAAGATGCATTATTTTCCTTTAACGCCTCGGCTTCTGAGATTGTATGCATCCAATTCAACAGCAGCAGAAATGAGGTGGCATGCTGATCATGTGGTCGAAGATGGCGTCATGTGTCATCCATCGGATTCCCCTGCGTGGATTCATTTTAATGAGACTCATAGGGAATTTGCTGCCGAGAAAAGGAATGTCAGACTTGGTCTTTGTACTGATGGGTTTCAGCCGTTTGGTCAATCTGGGAAGCAATATTCTTGTTGGCCTGTCATTGTCACAGTGTATAATTTACCACCTTGGATGTGTATGAAGGATACAACAATGTTCTTAACGGTGCTAGTGCCAGGACCACAGAATCCTAAGGCAAAACTTGATGTTTTCTTACAACCCCTTATTGCAGAGTTGAAACATTTGTGGGATGTTGGTGTCCATGCATATGATATCtcattgaaacaaaattttcaactgAGAGCGGCTTTGATGTGGACCATTagtgattttcctgcatattcAATGCTCTCGGGGTATAGCATGGCAGGAAAGCTGGCATGTCCTTATTGCACGATTCACTCGGAAGCATTTTACCTGTCAAAGAGTCGAAAGATTTCATGGTTTGACAACCATCGAAAATTCTTGCATCGAGATCATCTGTATCGACGGAATAGGTATGGATTTCGCAAAAAtactttggtaaaaaaaacacCACCTCCTATACTGTCTGGACCTGAGATACTTGTTTCCTTGGACGAGTTGGGTTTAGTGAAGGCGACAGAACCCAATGCTGCACAGACTAATGCGGATAACAGTCATGGTAGTGGTTGGAAGAGTAAGagcattttttgggatttgcctTATTGGAAAACTCAACTTATTCGACACAACTTGGATGTTATGCATATAGAGAAAAACGTGTTCGAAAATGTGTTCAATACAGTGATGAATGTACCGGGCAAAACTAAGGACACGGTGAAGTCGAGAGAAGAGTTGAATCAATATTGTCGCCGCATTACTCAATCAACTTTTACtctgaacaagaaagaaaaagctgTCCTGTGTGCATGGGTAAAAAATCTGAAATTTCCTGATGGGTATGTGTCGAACATGGCTAGATGTGTTGACACAAAGAAGCTTAAGTTGTTTGGCATGAAAAGCCACGACTGTCATGTGTTCATGCAAAGGTTGGTGCCCGTTGCATTTCGGGAATTACTACCGCAAAAAGTATGGGAGGCATTGACTGAGTTGAGTCTTTTCTTCAAAGATTTAACATCGACCACTATTAAAAGTGAGCACATGATGAAATTAGAGAACGACATCCCCATCACTTTGTGTAAGTTGGAGCTCATATTTCCTCCAAGCTTCTTTGACTCTATGGAGCATCTTCTAGTCCATTTGGCTTATGAAGCAAGGATAGCAGGTCCAGTTcaatatcgatggatgtatccgTTTGAAAG ataccttggaaagttgaagaaaacaGTTAGAAATAAAGCTCGAGTGGAAGGCTCTATTTCTAATTCATACGTTGTGGAAGAAGCGTCATTGTTGTGTTCTCATTACTTTGAGGACCATGTTGTTACAAGGCATACACGAGTGCCGCGCAACGATGCTGGTGTTGTAAATGAAGGGGATGACCAGGAGGGGAAGTtataa